The nucleotide sequence TCCTTGAGGTTTGTATTTTGATCAATTATTGCATTTTTGGTTGAAAAATGTTTAACAGAAGTTTCCCCATTTTGTGGTTTGATATAAATAgcataaaaaacaaaattaacttttaaaaaGCATGATAACAAATTTTTCCTAACTTGAATTGAAAAACTCCTAAAAGCTTTTTCCAAAACCGTTTTGGgttctttaaattttaaattaactaccATACCGGTTTTTATTCTACTTTTAAAACAAGATTCTAGCTCCTGCCACAATAAACACCTTTTAAGAGTTTTTTGAGCATTCAGTCTGTTCTTTAAGTTTTCAAGATATGTTTTAAGAATGGATAAATTTGCTTCAATACAATGAAAATTTTTAACACAATGAGCCctatttttaaacatttctttaagataaaaatttgtttttcaaatatcctattaaattttgtaaatcagTTTTTCTCTTAATTAATCTACTTACTGCTTCTACTTTCTCCACTACTTGTCTGGACAATTCATCGACTACGTGCTGGCTGTTCATTTTTTCTTACTGTTATTTCGCACTGTTGAACTCGAAATATAACACAAATATGAAGATGCTCTCAATTTATAGTTTATGGTAATCAGATAACAATTGACGTATTTTGTCTTATTTGTTATTCAACGTGAGTATATTTTAAGgtcatataaataaaaatttatcaataaTCATGTAACTACTTGTTATTAAAACGTGATTAAATTTTGGGGTCAAGTAGTTCAAACTTATCAATAATCATGCAAACACGTTGTTATTTTAACGTGATTGATATTTTTATCAGGTCAGAAAGGACGACTCTGACGCAAATGAGTTGTTATTCAAACTTACGGTATTTTTATCGATTAGAAAGGTTACCTTGGTGTAAATAAGTTGTTTTCGATGTGATTGCATgattgttttaaaaatataaatttatcaATATCTTACAAAGTCATattaatgttaaatattttttatctccTTTTCTCGCTATAAATACAGACAACTGTTTAAGACTAATCAAATTGTTAGCAGCAATTACATTGAAAACAACGTACATCATGGCAGGAATTCCATCACAACTAGTCATCTTAACAGAGGATCCCGTCAATTCTCCAATAGAGACGGCATTGATAATCATGAGGGAGCTGTTCATGTaagtataattttattatttatatttttttctgcttATTCACCAtatctgtaattattttattttattatttattacattttCATCGTTATTTGTTTATGTCTATGtacaaatttatatttatttcattttttaattcttGTTTTATGGACTCTTACTAATGTTTTTTTCCTGTATtctatttattacatttttattataatttacattcattatttttaGATTTGGCGTCAAAGATATCTCACTGAAGAAAGACAGGATTTTTGTCATGCTGTCATACACACCCAATTCGAAACACCTAAAAAGAAAATTTGGAAATCTTCCAATCCGCTACATGCGGACAAAAATTCAATCAGAGGGAGAATTCCAAAAAGTAGAAGGAGCGGTAAAAAGATATCGCTTCAACCAAATTGACGACGAATATGAGGAGTTCGAAAAACAACAGCAAATCCAAACAAATGCAGGTATAAAGAGGACGCTCTACATCCAGGGAACGTCAgcaaataagaaaataaaacctAGTACAAGTACAAGCAGTACTCCTGTGGTGGAGTTGCACGATGATGACTATGAGGACATAGAGCATTTTCTAACTCAGAGGACACCACAATGAAAAGTAGGTGCTTTGTGTTTCCTACTAGAATTATAAAAGCTAACTATTATCTATTTCATTTCAGATCCTCTGATGTACGGTCCTCCGAGGAACAGAGAGAAGAAATAGAACTTTACTTATATAAAATAAAgctaataaatataatgtaagttaatttatatatatatattatatatatatacttatatatatatatatatatatatatatatatatatatatatatatatatatttacggCCAGCTATCAAAGTGAGACCTCACCGATTACCCTACCAAATGAGGACACCATTAAATAGACATAATACGTGAGTCGCATTCAGATTTATATAATGTTTGAATAATATCGAAAGTGTTTTTCACCAATATACTCCGAAAATATTATTAGGGAAGaagtttttttttggaatatatTGTTACCATGTGAGGACCAACTAAAGAACTATCAAAGAGAGGACCGCATGAGTTTTTACCTGAAATGTAACCAAGTGAGGTCCTCGATGGATATACAGCGCGCTAAGTGAGACCCACCAAATAATGTAAGTGGGGTAAATCTATTTTTAGAACAACTACATAATATTGAGATATTATATTCGTGTTATCGTGTTTAGTTTTTAATGTGAAGTTAGGAAATTACAattgaaacaaattttaaataaaataagaagTCTGAGGCGACTTAAATTTGCAGGTAAGTTGTTTCTATTTTATtagagttttttttttattattttacaaaatagtcgcatcaacctcggaggttattagcgacatatacatatacataaggtaatttatttacagatgttagattttgttaaatacattgatatctttaaggaattttaccaagtgttcaattttacaattttctcctaagatttcacttgttgatccgatgatgtggttgttctgtctctgcaactggtattttggacactctgcaagtacatgcttaacacttagtgggatattacagttttcacataaagtgggattagtgtgaccaattatgtatccgtgggtaagtcgggtatgtcctagacgaaggcgagtaacaatgtcatggtgagttctgttgtgaatttgagatttccacggttttacaaacgttttcacttcgcgaagttttgaagttgaactgtcccactggttttgccacagatttttgactttcactttaataaatgattttaaatcattAAGAACTACACGTCTCACTTCACTCGCGGTTTCACTGTCCCTGGCTTGTTGGGCTGTCCGATCCGCCGCTTCATTTCCTTGGAGGCCAATGTGTGAAGGAACCCATAGGAATTGTACAATATGGTTGTTGTTTTGAATGGTAGctagttcttttttaattaggAAAGCAATTGGATGCTTCGTGTACAGTTGGTTAATGGTATGGATGGAACTGAGGGAATCGGTAATTATAAGAGCATTGGATATATTACTGGAGTTAATATGAACGAGAGATTGATAGATGGCGTATAGCTCGCCAGTATGTATACAGCTTAAGGATGGTAGTTTATACTCAAGTGTACTATTTGGAGTAATGACAGCTGCCCCAACTCTAGTAGATGTTTTAGAAGCGTCTGTATATATATGATaggatttagaaaattttgttagtttgttgaatgttatagttataattattgaatgttcagctcctgggataattcagtcgatgtatccgtgtcaggttcttcatcctcgtagttgtcttttgtgagctgtctcgtaatttttttgttaagctttgtacatttcaattttaatgagcgttcggatgtatatgaatgaattttggttatgagttttttaaatccTAGAATgtctactgtatatttatttacaacgctgataacatcttttgttccatgagcgttttcaaataaatcaactgtttcctcaaaagttaatatttgcttttcggaattgaataattctttaattggttgcattagcgtttctaatggtattgttgatatttttgtttttattcttttttgtttctgagtTGGCTTTGAAAATACATCGTCACTAGCTGATGTCTCAATCGGGGGTGATATTGCTTCAGATACAGTTCGTTTGGAGGATGATTTAGATGTATTTTCTTCGTTGGATACGCTAAATTCTTTTAGTGCTGGATTCTCTTTATTTTTCATTAACCGAGCAAGAATTATTGCTTAGACTGGAAGATGAAGGCTGGTTAGTTATGACTATGTGAGGTGAGGGGGCTGATGAGGTGGATATATTTGGTTTAGATATCACTGGCATTGTATTATCTGTAGTTGATGTATCAAGAGGTGATAGGTTGGctgtagataatatttttgttagtggCGTTGAATTATTTGATATGTTTGTAGAAGTGCATGTTGTTGAAGGTGTAATAGCAGTCGTTTCTGTTGAAGTTACTGTACTAGGTTCGTTTCTGTTTGAAAGTGTAGCAGTTGGCACAGCTGTTTCTGAGTGATTTACATTTACTGAGCAACTACTGGAAATATGGCCATGTTGTTTGCAAATGAAACATAAGTTgtctaatgtcaaaaaaattcgatttgtaGTATCTTCATGAGTTATTAAAATGGTATCGGAAATTGGACCTGTGGGTGGAGATACGTAAATATGTCGACGGAAACTGAGTACATGTTTGTATTCAGGATTGTTGGTTCCTATTCGCAAAAATGACATTGATGAAGTTGGTTTTAGCCCTAAGAGCAGTAGTTCGTTTTCTATTACCTTATGCGGGATAGTGGGAGAAACATTGGATATTAGGAGTCTTTCACTTGGAGTAATTAGTCTACGGACTTGAATTTGTGTATTGTTTACAGTGATGAAACCTCTactgtttgaaaaaaattcatctacgacttgtttggttgagaaatagatacagatacgattgttggtgattcttgatgaaaaaataatgtgttttggACTAACTAAAGCTACTACCGCTAACAAGTATTCCTCTAATTTAACATCGTTGAGAGAATTAAAAACTACTGCTTGTAGCTTGGATGGATAGATTGTTTCTTTTTGTCTACTAGCTGCAGCAGAGTAAGATAAAGGTTTTTGTGATGTGGATTGCGATAATGATTCATCGCTATTATTAGTGACGTCGAATTCCATTTCTCAACACCATTTGATTTTCCTAAGTACGGACCTGTTCCGCTACGGATTTTGGTAATtgtctttaaagacaaaaaattggtGTCGATTAGTGACTGGTGTTGTTTATTGAcggttttataaaattctttggttatgaaatacttattaatagaaaaatatgtactcacagaaaatgtttttctatacacacttaactaacactattatacttgatgttaacgtagtgtaagaatactatgattggtttttgtaagttaaatttactatttgtcAGGATCGATCAAAAAGCATGTGTGCTTATTCGATATCAGTGCCGGACTCcatttttattagagtatttttattttattctttttataaaaattaatcttTTTCTTTTAAAGGATGTGTCTTAAATTTCTCTAAAAAATTAAACTATAGGTACTTGTAGCTCTAAATTTGATGGGTGGTGGTGGTACAGTTGATGTTAATTCTAAATGGGATCAAGTAGCTTTATTAGGTTCTACTTCCATTTTTGATTTGGCCTGCCTCGTCTTTTCTTCGTTGATCCTCCCATTTCCTCCGTCTGTTTTCGTATTTTTTGTGAATTA is from Diabrotica virgifera virgifera chromosome 9, PGI_DIABVI_V3a and encodes:
- the LOC126892414 gene encoding uncharacterized protein LOC126892414; this translates as MAGIPSQLVILTEDPVNSPIETALIIMRELFIFGVKDISLKKDRIFVMLSYTPNSKHLKRKFGNLPIRYMRTKIQSEGEFQKVEGAVKRYRFNQIDDEYEEFEKQQQIQTNAGIKRTLYIQGTSANKKIKPSTSTSSTPVVELHDDDYEDIEHFLTQRTPQ